The following proteins are encoded in a genomic region of Sebastes fasciatus isolate fSebFas1 chromosome 12, fSebFas1.pri, whole genome shotgun sequence:
- the upp1 gene encoding uridine phosphorylase 1, whose protein sequence is MNPEDDKRTDSCSSPIFVHNPHLDAMKDDVLYHFGLGTGTHDLPAMFGDVKFVCVGGSPWRMKAFTEYIAAELRMEDPKSEYPNICAGTDRYAMYKIGPVLSVSHGMGIPSISIMLHELIKLLHHAHCTDVTIIRIGTSGGIGVQPGTVVVTKQSMDATFVPKFEQVILGKTVVRNTDLDSSLAEELLQCSKELNQFETVTGNTMCTLDFYEGQARLDGAFCSYTEKDKQDYLTKAREAGICNIEMESSVFAAMCKLSGLRAAVVCVTFLDRLEGDQLKASHEVLHNYQQRPQILVGYYIRKQLRTKAARS, encoded by the exons ATGAATCCAGAGGACGACAAGAGGACTGACTCATGCAGCAG CCCTATTTTTGTGCACAACCCCCACCTGGATGCAATGAAAGATGACGTCCTCTACCACTTTGGTTTAGGAACCGGAACCCACGACCTACCAGCTATGTTTGGTGATGTCAAA tttgtgtgtgtcggGGGCAGTCCTTGGAGAATGAAAGCATTCACTGAGTATATTGCTGCTGAGCTCAGAATGGAAGACCCCAAATCAGAGTACCCAAACATCTGTGCTGGAACAGACCGCTATGCTATGTACAAAATTGGCCCTGTACTGTCTGTCAGT cATGGAATGGGCATCCCATCTATTTCCATAATGTTACATGAGCTAATAAAGCTCCTCCATCACGCTCATTGCACAGATGTTACCATTATACGCATTGGGACATCCGGTGGAATAG gtgttcagcCGGGCACGGTTGTTGTCACCAAGCAGTCTATGGATGCCACCTTCGTGCCCAAGTTTGAGCAGGTGATCCTGGGGAAGACGGTGGTGCGCAATACTGATCTGGACTCGAGCCTGGCTGAGGAGCTGTTGCAGTGCAGCAAGGAGCTGAACCAGTTTGAGACGGTGACAGGCAACACCATGTGTACACTGGATTTCTATGAAG GGCAAGCCCGTTTGGATGGTGCTTTCTGCTCCTACACTGAGAAGGATAAACAGGACTACCTCACTAAAGCCAGAGAAGCAGGCATCTGCAATATTGAAATGGAGTCATCTGTTTTCGCTGCTATGTGCAAGTTGAGTGGCCTACGAG CGGCTGTGGTTTGTGTGACATTCCTGGATCGGCTGGAGGGGGATCAGCTGAAAGCCTCTCACGAAGTTCTTCACAATTACCAACAACGTCCTCAGATACTGGTCGGCTACTACATTAGGAAGCAGCTGAGGACCAAAGCAGCACGTAGCTAA